In Paenibacillus dendritiformis, the DNA window GCCAGCATGAGCTGGATATCGGCATTATCTCGTCGCAGCCGTTCGAGGCCGACGATTTTCATCAGCAGGTCTGGCTGGAGGACGAGCTGGTGCTCGTCGTGCCGCCCGGGCATCCGCTGGCGGGGGAAGAAGTGCCGACGGCTGAACGGATCGGACAGGAGCCGTTTATTTTCCACGATACCCAATCGGCGACGCGGCGTATCATGCTCGAATGGGCGGACGCTCACCGGATCAAGCTGACCTCGCGGCTGCACATGAACTCGAACGAGGCGATTAAGCGGGCCGTTATCCACGGACAGGGCGTGACGCTGCTGTCGGAACGGGCCGTGAGCCAGGAGGCGGCGAACGGAACGCTGATCGCAATCCGCCTCCCGGAGGAGAGGCTGAAGCGGTTCATTTACCGCTGTCATCACAAGGAACGGTGGATGTCTCCCCCGGTGAAGGCGATGTGGGACCTGCTGCAGCAATACGGGACGCTGGGCAAGCCGGAGAGGCAGGCGTAGCGGGCAGACGCAATGTGCAAGACCGCAAGCGAATGAGGGCGGAGGAGCGAAGGGGATAGCGGCTGTAAGAGGGTGAACGGGGCATGAGACAGCGACTAGGGATTTCCGTCATAAGTTATTCATGCTGCGGGTAATCAGAAAGGCTGGGAGAAATAGATTGTGCGGAGATTTTGCAATAGAATGAACAAAGGCTTGTACCGTTCGAGGAAAACGAGGTGAAGGCATGGGGAAATGGGTCACCGCAGCCATCTATATGCTGGCTATGGCCGGGGTCTGGTTCGGCCGGGAGGAGATTCTTCATTGGATAGAGAGCTTGAAGTCCTCCCGCGATGCGGCCACCGCCGCGCAAATGTTCATCCTGGCGGCGCTCGCTTCCCTCTTTCCCGTCATCCCGTTCGGGGTCGTCGGGGGCGTACTGGGAGCCGCGTATGGATTATGGCTGGGCGGGTTGATGAATACAGCCGCTTCCACGCTGGGGGCGGCCGTCATGTTCCTGGCGATCCGGCACGGATGGCAGGAGCAGGGCAGACGATACCTGGAGCGGGTCGCCCTGCTGCACAAGCTGAACGCCGCGATGGAACGTCATCCGGTTACATCGATCTTCATCGCCCGAACGATTCCGGTGCTTCCCGCTATCGCGATCAATGTGTATGCGGCGCTCGTGTCGGTGCCGTTCGTTTCTTTTGTGCTCGCTACGGCGGCAGGCAAGCTCCCGGTGATGCTAGTCTTTGCCTTCATCGGGGAGCAGCTGCTGGAGGACGGCCTGAAGATTCCGGCCGTGCTGGTTCTCTATGCGGCGCTGACGGGCGGCTTCTATGCGGTATACCGTTATCGATCGGGCCGGCGCTGGAAGGAGCATGCGGAACGCGGCTGACGGGAGCATGCGAAAAGGGACCGTCTCCAAGTCTGGAAAGACCCGGGGAACAGTCCCTTTTTTCATTCCTTATTTTGCAGCTTCTTCGTATTTCTTTTCAACCGCTGGCCAGTTGACGACGTTCCAGAACGCAGCGATGTAGTCTGGGCGCTTGTTCTGATATTTCAGGTAGTAGGCATGCTCCCATACGTCCAGGCCGAGAATCGGAGTCTTGCCTTCCATCAGCGGGCTGTCTTGGTTCGGCGTGCTGGATACGGACAGCTTGCCGTCTTTGTCGACTGCCAGCCAAGCCCAGCCGGAGCCGAAGCGAGTCGCAGCCGCTTTGGCGAAATCTTCCTTGAACTTGTCGAATCCGCCAAGCTCCTTG includes these proteins:
- a CDS encoding LysR family transcriptional regulator — encoded protein: MKLQIVALLAKYQKITAVADILGVKQPTVTFHLKSLEDEFGMPLFEPRSGKLVLTEAGEALHHYARRIHALMEETYHVMGEFTEGGRGTVRIGASHVPGAYLLPDVLHAFATRYPDVTVHLEIQTAPAIEERLRQHELDIGIISSQPFEADDFHQQVWLEDELVLVVPPGHPLAGEEVPTAERIGQEPFIFHDTQSATRRIMLEWADAHRIKLTSRLHMNSNEAIKRAVIHGQGVTLLSERAVSQEAANGTLIAIRLPEERLKRFIYRCHHKERWMSPPVKAMWDLLQQYGTLGKPERQA
- a CDS encoding TVP38/TMEM64 family protein, with protein sequence MGKWVTAAIYMLAMAGVWFGREEILHWIESLKSSRDAATAAQMFILAALASLFPVIPFGVVGGVLGAAYGLWLGGLMNTAASTLGAAVMFLAIRHGWQEQGRRYLERVALLHKLNAAMERHPVTSIFIARTIPVLPAIAINVYAALVSVPFVSFVLATAAGKLPVMLVFAFIGEQLLEDGLKIPAVLVLYAALTGGFYAVYRYRSGRRWKEHAERG